One genomic window of Thalassolituus hydrocarboniclasticus includes the following:
- the uvrY gene encoding UvrY/SirA/GacA family response regulator transcription factor — translation MIKVLVVDDHELVRSGISRLLTDAKGIEVVGEAASGEEAVQFAKEHSPDIILMDIRMPGIGGLEATRKITRHNPEIQVIAVTACDDNPYATRLLQAGAAGYITKGADADEMLRAIMKVKSGQKYISPDIAQRMALKPFQQDQTSPFDELSEREMQITLMIVGCQKVAEISEKLFLSPKTVNSYRYRIFEKLEIDSDVELTLLAMRHGLVDPTATA, via the coding sequence TTGATTAAAGTGCTGGTTGTCGATGACCATGAGCTGGTTCGCTCAGGTATCTCTCGTCTGCTGACAGACGCAAAGGGAATTGAAGTAGTCGGTGAAGCAGCAAGTGGTGAGGAGGCGGTTCAGTTCGCCAAAGAGCACTCACCGGACATTATTCTTATGGATATCCGCATGCCGGGTATTGGTGGGCTTGAGGCCACCCGCAAAATTACGCGTCATAATCCGGAAATTCAGGTGATTGCGGTCACCGCCTGTGATGACAATCCTTATGCCACACGCCTGTTGCAGGCCGGGGCGGCGGGCTATATCACCAAGGGTGCCGATGCAGACGAGATGCTGCGCGCCATCATGAAGGTAAAGAGCGGGCAGAAATACATCAGTCCGGATATTGCTCAGCGTATGGCGTTAAAGCCATTTCAGCAGGATCAGACGTCACCTTTTGATGAGCTTTCAGAGCGGGAAATGCAGATTACACTGATGATTGTTGGCTGTCAGAAGGTCGCTGAAATCAGTGAAAAGCTGTTCCTCAGCCCTAAAACCGTCAACAGCTACCGCTACCGGATTTTCGAAAAACTCGAGATTGACAGCGATGTTGAGCTGACTCTGCTGGCCATGCGCCACGGTCTGGTGGATCCCACGGCGACCGCCTGA
- the uvrC gene encoding excinuclease ABC subunit UvrC: MADFDISAFLQTLTQRAGVYRMFAADDELLYVGKAKNLKNRVSSYFRARGLNSKTVALVSRIHHVEVTVTASEAEALLLEQTLIKQHKPQYNILLKDDKSYPFIHLSEHEYPLLAYRRGKKRRDGRLFGPYPNAGAARDTLNYLQRLFLLRSCEDSYFNHRSRPCLQYEIKRCSAPCVNKISQQDYQQSVRQATLFLQGKSQELLQELQAQMLAAAETLDFEKAAALRDQIELLRQTQEKQFVDAGQGEADAWAIVEWQNVLCIHRLAFRQGRLVASKNYYPENPAGESNEQLLLDFISQFYLADHALEGIPRDLVVDVGDEDVEPLLEALRLHRQARVQHSRGGRGQNRKWLHMASENARTGAQTKISGHQAALNKLSQVAELLNLAEPPKRIECFDISHSQGEATYASCVVYGEEGLMKQRYRRFSIKGVVAGDDYAALEQAVTRHLTRLKEQDDLPGLLLIDGGKGQIGRIQEVLQRLQLSSLPAFGISKGETRKSGWEFLWEAGATQPIMPDAHHEGFRLLQWVRDEAHRFAITGHRKARAKSRSQSDVDSLAGVGPKRRRELLLHFGSLKNMRSAPREELEKVPGISKKLAEQIFMQLHGE; the protein is encoded by the coding sequence ATGGCAGACTTTGATATCAGTGCATTTCTGCAGACCCTGACCCAGCGGGCCGGGGTTTACCGCATGTTCGCAGCCGACGATGAATTGCTTTACGTCGGCAAAGCCAAGAATCTTAAAAACCGTGTTTCCAGTTATTTCCGTGCCCGTGGACTGAACAGCAAGACGGTTGCGCTGGTCAGTCGTATTCATCATGTCGAAGTAACCGTCACCGCCAGCGAGGCGGAAGCGCTGCTGCTTGAGCAAACGCTGATCAAACAGCACAAGCCGCAGTACAACATTCTGTTGAAAGACGATAAGTCTTATCCTTTTATTCACCTGTCAGAACACGAATACCCTCTGCTGGCGTACCGGCGGGGGAAAAAGCGCCGCGATGGCCGCTTGTTTGGCCCTTACCCGAATGCCGGTGCGGCGCGTGACACCCTGAATTATCTGCAGCGCTTATTTTTACTGCGCTCCTGTGAAGACAGTTATTTCAATCACCGCAGCCGGCCCTGCCTGCAATATGAAATCAAGCGCTGCTCTGCACCCTGTGTCAATAAAATCAGCCAGCAGGATTACCAGCAAAGCGTACGCCAGGCGACACTGTTTTTGCAGGGTAAAAGTCAGGAGTTGCTGCAGGAGCTGCAGGCGCAGATGCTGGCAGCAGCTGAAACCCTGGATTTTGAAAAAGCCGCCGCGTTGCGCGATCAGATTGAGCTGTTGCGCCAGACTCAGGAAAAACAGTTTGTCGACGCCGGGCAGGGGGAAGCGGATGCCTGGGCTATTGTTGAGTGGCAGAATGTTCTCTGCATTCACCGTCTGGCGTTCCGCCAGGGACGATTGGTGGCGAGTAAAAATTACTATCCGGAGAATCCGGCCGGTGAAAGTAATGAGCAGTTATTGCTGGATTTTATCAGTCAGTTTTATCTGGCCGACCATGCTCTTGAAGGCATTCCGCGTGACCTGGTTGTGGATGTCGGTGATGAAGATGTTGAGCCTTTGCTGGAAGCTTTACGCCTGCACCGTCAGGCAAGGGTTCAGCACAGTCGTGGCGGTCGTGGGCAGAACCGCAAATGGCTGCATATGGCCAGCGAGAATGCCCGCACCGGTGCGCAGACGAAAATCTCCGGTCATCAGGCAGCACTGAATAAACTCAGTCAGGTTGCAGAGTTGCTGAATCTGGCCGAGCCGCCAAAACGCATTGAGTGTTTTGATATCAGCCATTCGCAGGGTGAGGCGACCTACGCATCCTGTGTAGTGTATGGCGAAGAAGGTTTAATGAAACAGCGCTACCGGCGCTTCTCAATTAAAGGCGTTGTTGCCGGTGATGATTATGCCGCACTGGAGCAGGCGGTCACCCGCCATCTGACACGCCTGAAAGAGCAGGATGATTTACCCGGCTTACTGTTGATTGATGGCGGCAAGGGCCAGATTGGCAGGATTCAGGAAGTGCTGCAGCGCCTGCAATTGAGTTCATTGCCAGCCTTTGGTATCTCAAAAGGAGAGACCCGTAAGTCGGGCTGGGAATTCTTGTGGGAAGCCGGTGCCACACAACCTATAATGCCCGACGCCCATCATGAGGGATTCCGTCTGCTGCAATGGGTGCGTGATGAGGCGCACCGTTTTGCCATTACCGGGCATCGTAAAGCCCGGGCAAAATCGCGCAGCCAGTCGGATGTGGATTCTCTGGCCGGTGTTGGGCCTAAGCGCCGGCGTGAACTGCTGCTGCATTTTGGCAGTCTGAAAAACATGCGCAGTGCACCGCGCGAAGAGTTGGAAAAGGTTCCAGGCATTAGTAAAAAACTTGCCGAACAGATATTCATGCAATTACACGGCGAGTAA